One genomic segment of Theobroma cacao cultivar B97-61/B2 chromosome 6, Criollo_cocoa_genome_V2, whole genome shotgun sequence includes these proteins:
- the LOC108662467 gene encoding uncharacterized protein LOC108662467 produces the protein MAESAHGISLLDDPHSAYFVHHSDHHGLISITPKLTSTNYSAWNRSFYLALSIRNKLGFIDGTIPQPLVTDKLYMPWIRCNNLIVAWLLESLTPSIASTVFYMSNAAQIWETLKRRFSLPDYVRICNLQHTLNGITQEIISVDLYFTELNFVWEELRSFHPLPKCTCGGFQEFVDQMAKVNIFRFLNGLNDSFSAIRSQIIMMKPFPSLDEAYNLVLREENKRNFHVTVQPLSETAAISVVAGEKSKRKSNFLCSNCGKKGHLKDKCYRLIRFPADYKFNKNKSNGNNKRSQSYSANNVISIAKSNEAGDEGINGSMSQIGLSKDQIHKMLSLINEQPLINQYDTPTISSQ, from the coding sequence ATGGCCGAGTCAGCACATGGGATTTCTCTTTTGGACGATCCACACTCGGCTTATTTTGTGCATCACTCAGATCATCACGGTTTAATCTCGATTACTCCGAAGCTTACTTCAACGAATTACTCAGCATGGAATAGATCATTTTATCTTGCTTTGTCCATTCGCAATAAGCTAGGGTTTATTGATGGTACGATTCCTCAACCCTTAGTTACTGACAAATTGTATATGCCGTGGATAAGATGCAATAATTTGATTGTTGCCTGGTTGCTTGAATCTTTAACACCATCAATTGCTTCCACTGTTTTCTATATGAGTAATGCGGCTCAAATATGGGAAACCCTAAAACGAAGGTTTTCATTGCCAGATTATGTTAGAATTTGTAATCTGCAGCACACACTTAATGGCATTACTCAAGAAATTATATCAGTTGATCTGTATTTTACTGAGTTGAATTTTGTTTGGGAAGAGTTGCGTAGCTTTCACCCTCTACCTAAGTGTACTTGTGGAGGTTTTCAGGAATTTGTTGATCAGATGGCTAAGGTTAATATCTTTCGATTCTTAAATGGATTGAATGATAGTTTTTCTGCTATAAGATCACAGATTATAATGATGAAGCCTTTTCCATCTTTGGATGAGGCATATAATCTTGTtttaagagaagaaaataagaggAATTTTCATGTCACGGTTCAGCCATTAAGTGAGACTGCTGCTATATCAGTAGTTGCTggtgaaaaatcaaaaagaaaatctaattttttatgCTCAAATTGTGGAAAGAAAGGTCACTTAAAGGATAAGTGTTATCGACTGATTAGATTTCCTGCAGATTATAAGTTCAATAAGAACAAATCTAATGGCAATAATAAAAGAAGTCAATCTTATTCTGCCAACAATGTGATTTCTATAGCCAAGTCTAATGAAGCTGGAGATGAGGGTATCAATGGTTCGATGTCTCAAATTGGCCTTTCTAAGGATCAAATTCATAAGATGCTGTCTCTCATCAATGAACAACCATTAATCAATCAATATGATACTCCTACAATATCCAGTCAGTAG
- the LOC18597306 gene encoding uncharacterized protein LOC18597306, which translates to MGRESINDPTIVFQSSIALLQERFRQLQRMKEMREERELLRKHAEPKQCNPTLPYEPSRLFFHFLPPRSPPPQVPFSLWSGSQHRCSGTDSQSTEAPLFASLLPTASKIPDSMHVSQNKFDDSDCDDVDTSLHL; encoded by the coding sequence ATGGGTAGGGAAAGCATTAATGATCCTACCATTGTTTTTCAATCATCCATTGCTCTACTGCAGGAGAGGTTCAGGCAGTTGCAGAGAATGAAGGAGATGAGAGAAGAGAGGGAACTACTAAGAAAGCACGCTGAGCCTAAACAATGCAACCCCACCTTGCCTTATGAGCCATCAAGGTTGTTCTTTCACTTCTTGCCACCAAGGTCACCACCTCCTCAAGTACCTTTCTCCCTCTGGTCTGGTTCACAACACAGGTGTTCTGGTACTGATTCTCAGTCCACGGAGGCCCCACTTTTTGCGAGTTTATTGCCCACAGCCTCAAAGATACCTGATTCTATGCATGTCTCTCAGAACAAATTCGATGATTCGGATTGTGATGATGTGGATACCTCCCTTCACCTGTAA